From a single Methylosinus sp. H3A genomic region:
- a CDS encoding ABC transporter ATP-binding protein, protein MTAFALELSGVARHYREGDTRLDILIGADLTLSAGETVALVAPSGAGKSTLLHIAGLLEHADDGEVLIAGHATSDMSDNERTSLRRSTIGFVYQFHHLLPEFSALENVALPQAINGLDRREAERRAAELLDYLRLGARARHLPSQLSGGEQQRVAIARAVANAPHVLLADEPTGNLDPRTAEHVFATLLTLARNTGLAALVATHNLDLAAQMDRRVTLSDGRLVELA, encoded by the coding sequence ATGACAGCTTTCGCACTCGAGCTTTCCGGCGTCGCCCGCCACTATCGCGAAGGCGATACGCGGCTGGACATATTGATCGGCGCCGATCTCACCCTCTCGGCCGGCGAGACGGTGGCGCTGGTCGCGCCTTCGGGCGCCGGCAAATCGACGCTGCTGCATATCGCCGGCCTGCTGGAGCACGCAGACGACGGCGAAGTCCTCATCGCCGGACACGCGACGTCGGACATGAGCGACAATGAACGCACGAGCCTGCGCCGCTCGACGATCGGCTTCGTCTATCAGTTCCATCATCTGTTGCCGGAGTTTTCGGCGCTCGAGAATGTCGCGCTGCCGCAGGCGATCAACGGGCTGGACCGCCGTGAGGCGGAGCGGCGCGCCGCCGAGCTGCTCGACTATCTGCGGCTCGGCGCGCGGGCTCGGCACCTTCCCTCGCAGCTCTCGGGCGGCGAGCAGCAGCGTGTCGCCATCGCCCGCGCCGTCGCCAATGCGCCGCATGTTCTGCTCGCCGACGAACCGACGGGAAATCTCGATCCGCGCACGGCGGAGCATGTCTTCGCGACATTGCTGACGCTCGCGCGCAACACCGGCCTCGCCGCGCTCGTCGCGACGCATAATCTCGATCTGGCGGCTCAGATGGACCGTCGCGTGACGCTCAGCGACGGGCGTCTCGTCGAGCTCGCTTGA